DNA from Leptospira harrisiae:
TCGAATCAGAAATTGCAGAAACAGGGCTTGTGGCATTATTTGATTCAGGGATTCCTGGAAAAACCATTCTTGTCAGAGCCGATATGGATGCCCTTCCTATCTACGAAGAAAATCACCACGAATACAAAAGTAAAAATCCCGGTAAGATGCATGCTTGTGGTCATGATGGGCATACAAGCATTCTTATGGCTCTTTCCTCTGAGCTAAAATCTAATTTCTCTGCATTTGTTCCCAAAGGTCGGGTTCTTCTTTGTTTCCAACCAGCAGAAGAAGGTGGTTCTGGTGCAGACCGAATGATTGCGTCAGGAATTTTAGACCGGTATAAAGTAGATTCTGTTTTTGCCCTTCATGTTTGGAACCATATTGATCTTGGATCCGTGGGTGTTGTCAATGGAACCATGATGGCATCTGTAGATGAATTTAAAATCACTGTCAAAGGAACTTCCGGACACGGTGCAATTCCTCAACACACTGTGGATCCGATTGTTGTGGGTTCTCATCTGGTCACTGCATTGCAGACCTTAGTGTCTAGAAACGTGGATCCTTTGGAACCTTGTGTAGTGACGGTAGGGTCCTTCCATTCGGGAAATGCATTTAATGTCATCCCTGAAACTGCAACCCTACACGGAACCGTAAGAACTTATTCCAAATCAGTTTATGAAATGATTCCGAAACGTATGGAATCTCTCGTGAACCAAGTGGCATCTGGTTTTGGTGCCACAATTGAATTTGAATACAACCGTATTGACAAACCGACTATCAATGATCCTGCGATGGCAGACATAGTGAGAGTGGCAGCAAAAAAAGTTCTCGGAGAAGACTGTCTCACAGAAGAAAACACAAGAACCATGGGAGGGGAAGATTTTTCGGCTTTCCTTATGGAACGACCAGGTTGTTACTTTTTTATTGGATCCCGTAACGAAGCAAAAGGTTTTGTTCATTCCCACCACAGTTCATTTTTTGATTTCGACGAAGATGCCCTACCTATAGGTCTTTCCGTAATGAAAGAAGTCATCAAAACCTACCTTTTAAATTCTGATTAAATTAAAATAAATCTTGCCTGTTTTTACGCCCATTCCATTAGTTAGACATCTAACCATTTTTCTAGAGGAATTATATGATTTCATTTGAACAAATAGACGGAATCGGTTTTATCCGATTAAGTATCAACGACAAGAACAGTTTTTCTAGTGAATCGTTTTTGGAATTAAAAAAAGTGATCCAAACCGCAAAGGAATCCAATTCCAAAGCCATTGTATTAAAGAGTGAATCAGCAGGAAGTTTTTCACTGGGTTTAGACCTGACTACTGTCAGTACAATGGATCTTACTAAAGATTTGGCACCCTTCTTAAATTTGTTCTATGACAACTTAAAGAATCTATTTACACTTCCTGTTCCTACCATTGCGGAAATTTCAGGACATGCTTTGGGTTACGGTGCAATGTTAGCACTTGTTTGTGATTACCGTTATGCTACGGAAGACATTCGATTTGGATTGCCTGAAGTTAAAATTGGAATCCAAGTTCCTTCCTTTATTTATGCCCTACTTGGGGAAGCTGTGGGGTATGATGCTGCAAAACGCCATGTCCTTCTTGGAGATGCTTTTAAAGCAAAAGAAATGCCAAATTTATTTGAAGAAATTGCTGGAACAGAAGAAGATTTAAAGAAAAAATCCAAATCTCTCCAAACAAAATTAAAGAAAAATTCTTTGTCGGCAATGAAGGATACGAAATTAGGAATTTTGAATGTACAAAGAAACATTTTAGCACTGATTGAAAGCGACATCGAAGCTACCATCCAAAGCATCCAATCTAAAGATGCACAAGAAGGAATTTCAGCTTCCGTTCAAGTGAGAAGACCTGTTTTTACTTCTTAATCGGAAACGAAAATTGTTTTAAGTTTCTCTTTTTTTCCGAATGTGTTTGTAAATCACCTCGAGGATAGGATACAAAATATCCTCGTTTTCTTTTGAAATTCCCCATGTTTGTAACGAAAGAAGTTTAGCAGAGATAGTCACAATTTTCTTTCGTATTTTTTTTCCATCCTTTGATAAGAGGAGAGCCCACTCCCTTCCATCACTCGGGGAAGGATTTCGTTCCACAAGTCCTTCTTTGACCAATCTGTTTACAAGAACCGTACAAGTGGGTTTCGTTTTTTCGATAGTTTTGGCAATTTGTGTCATATTGATTGGGACGGTACTTCGCAAAAGAAAGGTTAGTATTTCAAAATGAGAAGTGGTAAGACCCGGATAACCTAACTTTTCCATTTCCAACCTGACAATTTCTGCAATTTCTGAACTGATTCGATCGAAATATCTTACGGAACGAAATCGTTTAGGAAGTTCTCTACTCATGAAATGTCGATAAACTTAAAGTGAAACTCATTAGGCCTTTAAAGCCTCAATTTCAGAAATTTCTTTGGGAATGGATTCGGTTAAATTGATTGGATTTTTTCCTTTAATAAGAATATCATCCTCGATACGAATTCCAATCCCCCGAAATTCCTTCGGAATGGATTCATCCGTTGGATCAAAATAGAGTCCAGGTTCAACTGTCACCACCTGACCATCTTTAAGTGGTCGTGACTTTCCATCCAAAAAATACCTTCCTACATCATGAACATCCATCCCAAGATAATGGCCTGTTCGGTGCATGTAAAATTTGCGGTATGTTCCCTTCTCTATGATCTCTTCTAAACTTCCCTTTAAAAATCCCATTTCTCGTAGACAATCGCTTAGGAATTTTACTGTTTTTTCATGTACTTCATTGAAAGGAGTTCCTGAAATAGAATTTCGGATGGCATTTTTTTGTGCATACAAAACAATTTCATAAATAGTTTTTTGAGCTTCTGTGAATTTTTTGCCAACAGGGAACACACGTGTGACATCTGCAGTATAA
Protein-coding regions in this window:
- a CDS encoding enoyl-CoA hydratase/isomerase family protein; this encodes MISFEQIDGIGFIRLSINDKNSFSSESFLELKKVIQTAKESNSKAIVLKSESAGSFSLGLDLTTVSTMDLTKDLAPFLNLFYDNLKNLFTLPVPTIAEISGHALGYGAMLALVCDYRYATEDIRFGLPEVKIGIQVPSFIYALLGEAVGYDAAKRHVLLGDAFKAKEMPNLFEEIAGTEEDLKKKSKSLQTKLKKNSLSAMKDTKLGILNVQRNILALIESDIEATIQSIQSKDAQEGISASVQVRRPVFTS
- a CDS encoding MarR family winged helix-turn-helix transcriptional regulator; protein product: MSRELPKRFRSVRYFDRISSEIAEIVRLEMEKLGYPGLTTSHFEILTFLLRSTVPINMTQIAKTIEKTKPTCTVLVNRLVKEGLVERNPSPSDGREWALLLSKDGKKIRKKIVTISAKLLSLQTWGISKENEDILYPILEVIYKHIRKKRET
- a CDS encoding M20 metallopeptidase family protein, producing MKVFPSERKEEMVRYRRTFHQFPELKYEEKETASFVKAHLESLGFQVESEIAETGLVALFDSGIPGKTILVRADMDALPIYEENHHEYKSKNPGKMHACGHDGHTSILMALSSELKSNFSAFVPKGRVLLCFQPAEEGGSGADRMIASGILDRYKVDSVFALHVWNHIDLGSVGVVNGTMMASVDEFKITVKGTSGHGAIPQHTVDPIVVGSHLVTALQTLVSRNVDPLEPCVVTVGSFHSGNAFNVIPETATLHGTVRTYSKSVYEMIPKRMESLVNQVASGFGATIEFEYNRIDKPTINDPAMADIVRVAAKKVLGEDCLTEENTRTMGGEDFSAFLMERPGCYFFIGSRNEAKGFVHSHHSSFFDFDEDALPIGLSVMKEVIKTYLLNSD